The genomic region TATCGCTACTGAGCCAGCCTTACGAAGGAGTATAAACTGGAATAACAATAACTTGCTATGTTTACGATCGAAGTTTCGTAAATAATTCCTCCATTTTGTTTTTATATCAAGTAATGTTATAATAAGATAAAAATGAAAGTGACAAGAGATAAAATGATTTTCAAAAGCTTTTACAATTTACAAGCTATATATGAAAATAAAAAGCCTTATAACACAAGTGGAATAATAAAACCTAAAATAGCAGATTAATGGACCCTCGTACATCGACCTCCCCTAACCAAGCCCTTGGCCCAGTTGATGATGAGCTGAGGCTGCAGTGCTGCCAGTGCATGCCGACTCTAACAACACGTGTGTGAAAACGAAAGCAGTGCAAAACGAGCATCCATACAAATAGAAGAAAAAAACAAACACAGATCGATTATTTTCCACGTGTTTCTAATTGAAAACCAAGCTTTGATCCTCTTTGCCAATACTGTGTGTGTGATTTAAAATATCTCTCTACCTAATTATAATTTTTGTGTGCGTTGCGTGTTCTAAGAGTTTCTCCCTAGCTCCTCTTATATAAAACCCACCCTCCTGCTTTACTTCTCTCATCTTCGTCTTCATCCTTCTCTTCTCTTAAACCACGCCCTAAGCCTTACAACTTTCTCACCACCAGTACGTACTATACACTTACTGGGTTTCCGAGCTCATTTTTCTTTTCTTCAATCAATATATCAACAACATGAGGAGGAACTGCAATTTGGAGCTCCGCCTTAATACTTCCAGTGCTAATTCCGGCTTCCCTCTTCGCAACCACCGCGACCGCCCCGCCGTTCTGGAATCGAGTTCTGGAACACCGCAGCAGCAGCCATTGACGATCTTCTACGACGGAGTGATGTGTGTTTCTGATGTTACAGAGCTTCAGGTTTGTGTTTCATTACGTTTGTCAGTTAGATGATCTTCCCCAGAATAATCCTTCATACATGTCAAGATTGATTTTCAGATTAAGTTGAGGTTTAGAATCTTTTTCTTTTTCGAAATTTGGGTTTTCAAGATCAGAGTATGAGCTTTTTGACCACCTCCAACTCACCAAACCTTTCATTTCATGCATCCCACTTTGTCTTGGTCTAATATCTTATATCTCTCATTATAAACGTGTTCTTTCTTATTTTTCCTCATTTCTCACAAGACATTTCTTTTATTTCCAGTACCTTTTCGTATTGGCTAATATTTTCCAGTACTAATTAGGGATGCTTAAACATGTGTTGGCTCGGTTGAACACCATAGAAGACCAGCTAGTTAAACAAAAATATGTTCTATATTTTTGGTGCACGTACAACATGTGTTTCTAGCTTTAGCTAATTTTAGTTGTGGACTAGTCTTAGTACAAAGCACATATAATATTTTTGATCGTCAACTTCAGTTTGTTGTATATTACAATTCTTAAAGACTAATGTTTGGTCACATGGATATGTTGCAGGCTAGAGCGATTCTTTTTCTTGCAAACAAAGAAATGGAGGAAAGGTTGAAGACCAGTCCAAGTCCGAGTCCTTGTGCGTCGACTTCTGAACCATCTTCACCGAGCCTGCACTCCCCAATATGCAGCCCTTCCATGAAGAAGTCACTACAGACGTTTTTGCAGAAGAGGAAGTATCGGATTCAAGCAACATCTCATCCCTACAATCACTAGATTGAGGACAATATTATGTTTGATATTCTTTCTTTGTTTGATTAGTTAGTCGAGAGAGTGTGAGAGAGAAATGGAAGCTATATATGAGAGAGCTTGTAAATTAATCCCTTTAATTTGATTCTTCAAGCAGAGAGATCGATCCCAAAGATAGTAGTGGATCTTGTTAATTTCATCACATGATTATTTTCTGTAAGTGGGACGATGACATGACTTATGCCTAATTTCCCATTTATACATGTTTCTCCATATTTCATAATACTACATACAACGATTTCATTTGTGACAATTTGAATTAAAAGCTCATACCTAGAAAAATGTCCTTATGTTGGGGACAATACCGTGCACGGTACTAATAAGTAGGTGCCAACACTACTGATGAAATAAGAACAAATTAATAATAGAAACAGAAAACAAGAGGAGTGATATATAAATTATTGGAACACTAGCTAATACGTGAATTTCAGATGATGTGATTTACAATTTCAAGAAATATTTATTTGATCGATCAACAATCAAAATTAATAATAGAAACAGAAAACAAGAGGAGTGATCTATAAATTATTGGAACACTCGCTAATACGTGAATTTCAGATGATGTGATTTACAATTTCAAGAAATATTTATTTGATCGATCAACAAT from Fragaria vesca subsp. vesca linkage group LG3, FraVesHawaii_1.0, whole genome shotgun sequence harbors:
- the LOC101295112 gene encoding protein TIFY 5A-like → MRRNCNLELRLNTSSANSGFPLRNHRDRPAVLESSSGTPQQQPLTIFYDGVMCVSDVTELQARAILFLANKEMEERLKTSPSPSPCASTSEPSSPSLHSPICSPSMKKSLQTFLQKRKYRIQATSHPYNH